Proteins co-encoded in one Prescottella sp. R16 genomic window:
- the tpiA gene encoding triose-phosphate isomerase, giving the protein MARKPLIAGNWKMNLNHLEAIALVQKIAFSLPSKYFEKVDVTVIPPFTDIRSVQTLVEGDKLLLTYGAQDVSAHDSGAYTGEISGSMLAKLGCTFVVVGHSERRTLHGESDETVLAKTKAALKNGLTPIVCIGEGLNIREAGEHVAYNVAQLKGSLAGLSAAEIAEIVVAYEPVWAIGTGKVASAADAQEVCKAVRDTLAELASPEVAQAVRVLYGGSVNAKNVGELIAQPDVDGGLVGGASLKADEFAQLSAIAAGGPLL; this is encoded by the coding sequence ATGGCACGTAAGCCTTTGATCGCCGGCAACTGGAAGATGAACCTCAATCACCTCGAGGCCATCGCTCTGGTGCAGAAGATCGCGTTCTCGTTGCCGTCGAAGTACTTCGAGAAGGTCGACGTGACGGTGATCCCGCCGTTCACCGACATCCGCAGCGTGCAGACCCTCGTCGAGGGCGACAAGCTCCTGCTCACCTACGGTGCGCAGGACGTGTCCGCCCACGATTCGGGTGCGTACACCGGCGAGATCAGCGGCTCGATGCTGGCCAAGCTGGGCTGCACGTTCGTCGTCGTCGGACACTCCGAGCGGCGCACGCTGCACGGCGAGTCCGACGAGACGGTGCTGGCCAAGACCAAGGCCGCGCTGAAGAACGGGCTCACCCCGATCGTCTGCATCGGTGAGGGCCTGAACATCCGCGAGGCCGGCGAGCACGTGGCGTACAACGTCGCGCAGCTGAAGGGGTCGCTCGCGGGTCTGTCGGCCGCCGAGATCGCCGAGATCGTCGTCGCCTACGAGCCCGTGTGGGCCATCGGCACCGGCAAGGTGGCCTCGGCCGCCGACGCGCAGGAAGTCTGCAAGGCGGTGCGTGACACGCTCGCCGAGCTGGCCTCGCCCGAGGTCGCACAGGCCGTGCGGGTCCTCTACGGCGGATCGGTCAACGCCAAGAACGTCGGCGAGCTCATCGCTCAGCCCGACGTCGACGGCGGCCTGGTCGGCGGAGCCTCGCTCAAGGCCGACGAGTTCGCGCAGCTGTCGGCGATCGCCGCCGGCGGTCCGCTGCTCTGA